A single window of Polaribacter sp. SA4-10 DNA harbors:
- a CDS encoding PLP-dependent transferase produces the protein MVKNKMLNYIKGVLENMPTDWLRLTTHRLDIYDEKLAKTEFLDQFEVLFNDNNTETSALSELPTAYDYIRLGHPLSCILEWTIAKFNNLNPKNVISFSSKTIPILAILRKNLFDNKNTQIVFTDELPSSFDAEILKKVYGYKFDLKKVKNIEEVYTFEGSTIFISQRKDISATNLNSNVDFFINIQANFGSVLLINGEQNETYISDIQHVRRRESIAMTPANSLAALKALTEKTPFVTNTNIEPYKKRVLDSINEITGTTTKALVASCGLSVQYAILMGLIDDALENHKGKAIKIIVPPNCYGGTNDQARRVAACIDNVEIVDLPVDGGNDMNKSIDTVLDKIAIEDAIPYIIAEIPTNPRVEVPDLLQLKNVLSKKRKTATGEMAIDPVFILDQTFCPNVHFLGEGEILSTVRTISFASGSKFPSGGLCTAGYCVGNKNTEALIEKIEKHLILCDNEATDLQYEILAKQLPSMNQRIIDAYTNTREFVNFITKTLPEAKINFVSEELANKGFTPSVFSLDLPTKGNTPEEKEAYKRALNHKLINLMITEIPNESKYCVSYGQLNGCYWTIPATSTQGTTKEGDKDYIARVSLSSNMDIELHKKVFLDFVKSI, from the coding sequence ATGGTGAAGAACAAAATGCTAAATTATATTAAAGGTGTATTAGAAAATATGCCAACTGACTGGTTGCGTCTAACAACTCATCGATTAGACATTTATGATGAAAAACTGGCTAAAACTGAATTCTTAGATCAGTTTGAAGTCTTGTTTAATGACAATAATACTGAAACATCAGCGCTAAGTGAATTACCAACTGCTTACGACTATATTCGATTAGGTCATCCATTATCTTGTATTCTAGAATGGACTATCGCTAAGTTTAACAATCTAAATCCAAAAAATGTAATCAGTTTTTCATCAAAAACGATTCCTATTTTGGCTATTCTGAGAAAAAATCTATTTGATAATAAAAATACCCAAATCGTTTTTACAGATGAGTTACCAAGTTCTTTTGATGCTGAAATTTTAAAGAAAGTTTATGGCTATAAGTTTGATTTAAAAAAAGTTAAAAATATTGAGGAGGTTTACACGTTTGAAGGAAGTACTATTTTCATTTCACAACGCAAAGATATTTCTGCAACGAACCTTAACTCAAACGTAGATTTTTTTATCAATATTCAGGCTAATTTTGGAAGTGTTTTATTAATAAACGGTGAACAAAATGAAACGTATATCTCAGACATTCAGCATGTAAGAAGAAGAGAATCTATTGCAATGACACCGGCTAACTCTCTTGCTGCCTTAAAAGCACTAACAGAAAAGACTCCTTTTGTTACGAATACTAATATTGAGCCCTACAAAAAACGTGTCTTAGATTCAATTAATGAGATTACAGGAACAACTACAAAAGCACTTGTAGCTTCTTGTGGACTATCCGTTCAATATGCTATTTTGATGGGATTAATTGACGATGCTCTAGAAAATCACAAAGGAAAGGCTATTAAAATTATTGTTCCTCCAAATTGTTATGGCGGAACAAATGATCAAGCACGAAGAGTTGCTGCTTGTATTGATAATGTTGAAATAGTGGATTTACCAGTTGATGGTGGTAATGATATGAATAAAAGCATTGATACTGTTTTAGACAAAATTGCAATAGAAGATGCTATTCCTTATATTATCGCTGAAATCCCTACAAATCCTAGAGTTGAAGTTCCAGATTTATTACAATTAAAAAATGTTTTAAGTAAAAAGCGTAAAACTGCAACAGGTGAAATGGCAATAGATCCCGTTTTTATTTTAGATCAAACATTTTGTCCGAATGTACACTTTTTAGGTGAAGGTGAAATCCTATCAACAGTTAGGACTATTTCATTTGCAAGCGGATCAAAATTTCCAAGTGGCGGTTTATGTACAGCTGGTTACTGTGTAGGAAATAAAAACACAGAAGCTTTGATTGAAAAAATAGAAAAGCATCTAATCCTTTGCGATAACGAGGCTACAGATCTTCAATATGAAATTTTAGCGAAGCAATTGCCTTCTATGAATCAAAGAATAATTGATGCTTATACCAATACACGTGAATTTGTAAACTTCATTACCAAAACTTTACCAGAAGCAAAAATCAATTTTGTTTCAGAAGAATTAGCAAACAAAGGATTTACTCCATCTGTGTTTTCATTAGACCTTCCCACAAAAGGGAATACTCCTGAAGAAAAAGAAGCCTATAAAAGAGCACTAAATCATAAGTTAATCAATCTAATGATTACAGAAATTCCCAATGAAAGTAAATACTGTGTAAGTTATGGACAATTAAATGGATGTTATTGGACGATTCCTGCAACATCTACTCAAGGAACTACTAAAGAGGGCGACAAAGATTATATTGCCCGTGTATCACTTTCATCTAACATGGATATTGAACTTCATAAAAAAGTTTTTTTAGACTTTGTTAAATCAATTTAA
- a CDS encoding DUF368 domain-containing protein: MSRSIKDYLVIGLKGMAMGAADLVPGVSGGTIAFISGIYEELLGSISNVNFGLLKTLKKEGFKVAWKEVNGNFLLSLFIGIFISIVSLAKAIKFLLENEPVLLWSFFFGLVLASIIYIAKQITKWNSIAILVLVLGAFLAYYITTLNPLVSENSSLFFMFIAGTIAICAMILPGISGAFILVLLGAYKPVLAAVNDRDYKTIAAVGLGAIIGLLTFSKVLKWLFAHYKNYTLAVLTGFIIGSLNKIWPWKETLTWRTNSHGVEVPFNQQSVSPFSFDGDAQFTMAIILSIVGFGLILLMEKLAFKKQ, from the coding sequence ATGAGTAGAAGCATTAAAGATTATTTAGTTATTGGCTTAAAAGGAATGGCAATGGGTGCAGCAGACCTAGTTCCGGGTGTTTCTGGAGGTACAATTGCATTTATTTCTGGTATTTATGAAGAGCTTTTAGGTTCTATTAGTAATGTGAATTTTGGCTTGCTAAAAACGTTAAAAAAAGAGGGATTTAAAGTTGCTTGGAAAGAAGTAAATGGTAATTTTTTATTGTCACTTTTTATAGGGATATTTATAAGTATTGTTTCTTTAGCTAAAGCGATAAAATTCTTATTAGAAAATGAACCCGTTTTATTATGGTCTTTCTTTTTTGGTTTGGTATTAGCTAGTATTATTTACATTGCTAAACAAATAACAAAATGGAATTCTATTGCTATTTTAGTGCTCGTTTTAGGTGCTTTTTTAGCGTATTATATAACTACTTTAAATCCTTTAGTCTCAGAAAATTCTTCACTATTTTTTATGTTTATAGCTGGTACTATTGCAATTTGTGCAATGATTTTACCAGGTATTTCTGGCGCCTTTATATTAGTTCTTTTAGGAGCTTATAAACCTGTTTTAGCAGCTGTAAATGATAGAGATTATAAAACAATTGCCGCAGTAGGTTTAGGGGCAATAATAGGGTTGCTTACTTTTTCTAAAGTTTTAAAATGGCTTTTTGCTCATTATAAAAATTATACATTGGCAGTGTTAACTGGTTTTATAATTGGTTCTTTAAATAAAATTTGGCCATGGAAAGAAACATTAACGTGGCGTACAAATTCTCATGGAGTAGAAGTACCTTTTAATCAACAAAGTGTTTCTCCTTTTTCTTTTGATGGAGATGCACAATTTACCATGGCAATTATACTTTCTATTGTAGGTTTTGGTCTTATTTTATTGATGGAAAAATTAGCGTTTAAAAAACAGTAG
- a CDS encoding DUF368 domain-containing protein, which produces MHQERTFLQKINLFFKGLAMGAANKVPGVSGGTVSFVLGFYEELIYSFRKVNLKAFKLLLNGRFRSFFKYTNASFLTLIMTGSVFSYFSISLVLDYFLENYELYVWSWFFGMIIGSIYYIGKDFGDWNTKNIISLIVGASIGLGISFLTPARENDNLWFVFVCGIIGVSGMTLPGLSGSFILILLGNYVLLLVDSVNVLFNVTTSVLSGDFDVLSDPVKIRYLKIITVFTVGSAFGLVSISHVLGYVLKRWHQIVTAIIIGFITGSLGIVWPWKKAIYLTENSSFLFDKKGNKIVENYERFIPDFSNPETGLAILFVFIGVGLILIIDYYGRKKK; this is translated from the coding sequence ATGCACCAAGAAAGAACTTTTTTACAGAAAATTAATCTTTTTTTTAAAGGTTTAGCAATGGGAGCTGCAAATAAAGTTCCTGGTGTTTCTGGTGGAACGGTTTCTTTTGTTTTAGGTTTTTATGAAGAATTAATTTATTCTTTTAGAAAAGTAAACCTTAAAGCATTTAAACTTCTTTTAAATGGCCGATTTAGAAGCTTTTTTAAATATACAAATGCATCCTTTTTAACATTGATAATGACTGGAAGTGTGTTCAGTTATTTTAGTATTTCTTTAGTTTTAGATTATTTCTTAGAAAATTATGAGCTCTATGTTTGGAGTTGGTTTTTTGGAATGATAATAGGCTCGATTTATTATATAGGAAAAGATTTTGGAGATTGGAATACTAAAAATATTATTTCATTAATAGTTGGAGCTTCAATAGGATTAGGAATTAGTTTTTTAACGCCTGCAAGAGAAAATGATAACCTCTGGTTTGTCTTTGTCTGTGGAATTATAGGTGTGTCTGGTATGACATTGCCAGGTCTTTCGGGGTCGTTTATCTTAATTTTATTAGGCAATTATGTACTGCTTTTAGTAGATTCTGTAAATGTGTTGTTTAATGTAACAACAAGTGTTTTGTCTGGAGATTTTGACGTTTTATCAGATCCCGTAAAAATTAGGTATTTAAAAATAATTACAGTTTTTACAGTAGGTTCAGCATTTGGATTAGTATCTATTTCTCATGTTTTGGGATATGTTCTAAAAAGGTGGCATCAAATTGTAACAGCAATTATTATTGGTTTTATTACAGGTTCTTTAGGAATTGTTTGGCCTTGGAAAAAAGCTATTTATTTAACAGAGAATTCAAGTTTTCTGTTTGATAAAAAAGGAAATAAAATAGTTGAAAACTATGAGCGTTTTATTCCAGATTTTTCAAACCCAGAAACAGGGTTGGCTATATTATTTGTTTTTATAGGTGTTGGTTTAATTTTGATAATAGATTATTATGGGAGAAAGAAAAAATAA
- a CDS encoding shikimate dehydrogenase, translated as MGERKNKVFGLLGKDISYSFSRGYFTQKFKELGFDNLKYVNFDIPKIEDFPSIIENNEGVNGINVTIPYKEAVIPFLDKIDKTAKEIGAVNTIKFTKRGNLKGYNTDVFGFENSLKPLLKKHHKRALILGTGGASKAIAYALKKNDIKFRFVSRNPNKKKEISYESLSKELLEKYHVIINCTPIGTSPDIHKSPNIPYEFLSSQHLLYDLIYNPEVSTFLSKGKEKGATIKNGLEMLELQAEESWRIWNS; from the coding sequence ATGGGAGAAAGAAAAAATAAAGTTTTTGGTCTTTTAGGAAAAGACATATCATATTCATTTTCTCGTGGATATTTTACTCAAAAATTTAAAGAATTAGGTTTTGATAACCTAAAATATGTCAATTTTGATATTCCTAAGATAGAAGATTTCCCTTCAATAATAGAAAATAATGAAGGAGTAAATGGAATTAATGTTACCATTCCTTATAAAGAAGCTGTAATTCCCTTTTTAGATAAAATTGATAAAACAGCCAAAGAAATTGGTGCTGTAAATACGATTAAATTTACAAAGAGAGGAAACTTAAAAGGATATAATACAGATGTTTTTGGTTTTGAAAACTCCTTAAAACCCTTGCTAAAAAAACATCATAAAAGAGCCTTAATTTTAGGAACTGGTGGCGCTTCAAAGGCGATTGCTTACGCACTTAAAAAGAATGATATCAAATTTAGGTTTGTATCTCGTAATCCAAATAAAAAGAAAGAAATTTCTTATGAAAGTTTGTCTAAAGAATTGTTAGAGAAATATCATGTTATTATAAACTGTACTCCAATTGGTACTTCGCCAGATATTCATAAATCACCAAATATTCCGTATGAATTCTTGTCTAGTCAACATCTTCTGTATGATTTAATTTATAATCCAGAAGTCTCTACTTTTTTATCAAAAGGAAAAGAAAAAGGCGCAACAATAAAAAACGGATTAGAAATGTTAGAACTTCAAGCAGAAGAATCTTGGAGAATTTGGAATAGTTAA
- a CDS encoding DUF349 domain-containing protein has product MLDENEKQAENAKEIEAEVVKDDAKKVEQQDTSEEAIVDETSEIIEETVIEETVIEEAKKVEVSEDEKVDETTEAIDAIEKSVAESAEKEEDKEEDSSVDYTSLSLEELVSELHKTLSNNPPQKVKSQVDAIKNAFNKQFGTLIAEKKAVFLAEGGDSIDFQFSSPIKTEYNKLLSEHKKQRDAYYGDLEKQLKENLEKRLVVIENLKNLIQDADTATMYKDFKVLQDAWRAIGPVSKTRYNDTWKTYHHHVERFYDLLHLSNDFRDLDFKHNLEEKLKIIEKAEALAEDADVNLAFKELQDLHKVWKEDIGPVSQEMREEVWQKFSAATKKIHDKRHDHFREMRSKYQEIIDVKLAVVAEINAFDTSGNKTHNDWQKSIKDIEVLRQKYFNAGKLPYAKSEEVWQQFKGATKKFNSAKNVFYKQEKGDQQDNLKNKIALIELAESLRESEDWELATNTMKKVQADWKKIGHVPRKFSDDIWKRFKAACNHYFDRYHQEKNAVSKEQQDIVDSKKEFLESLKQELEPTKDIVLGAINKWKELGRLPRNVRHLEDKFNKQIDRMLDGLSLDKKEVSMLKFTNTVDSLAADNDVRKLDSEQMFVRKKIDEVVREIQQLENNLGFFSNAKADNPLVLNVRNQVNAFKEDLTIWKEKLSYLKKLDY; this is encoded by the coding sequence ATGTTAGATGAAAATGAAAAGCAAGCTGAAAACGCTAAGGAAATTGAAGCAGAAGTTGTAAAAGATGATGCAAAGAAAGTAGAACAACAAGATACTTCTGAGGAAGCTATTGTAGATGAAACTTCTGAAATAATTGAAGAAACTGTCATTGAAGAAACTGTCATTGAAGAAGCTAAAAAAGTTGAGGTTTCTGAAGATGAAAAAGTAGATGAAACTACTGAGGCAATTGATGCCATAGAGAAGTCTGTTGCAGAAAGTGCTGAAAAAGAAGAGGATAAAGAAGAAGATTCTAGTGTAGACTATACTTCATTATCATTAGAAGAATTAGTTTCTGAACTTCATAAGACACTTTCTAATAACCCTCCACAAAAGGTAAAATCTCAAGTTGATGCTATTAAAAATGCTTTTAACAAACAGTTTGGTACTTTAATAGCAGAAAAGAAAGCGGTGTTTTTAGCAGAAGGAGGAGATTCAATAGATTTTCAATTTTCTAGTCCTATTAAAACAGAGTATAATAAATTACTTTCTGAGCATAAAAAACAGAGAGATGCTTATTATGGTGATTTAGAAAAGCAACTTAAAGAAAATTTAGAAAAAAGACTTGTTGTAATAGAAAACTTAAAAAACCTTATACAAGATGCAGATACTGCAACAATGTATAAAGATTTTAAAGTATTACAAGATGCTTGGCGTGCAATTGGACCTGTTTCTAAAACGCGTTATAATGACACTTGGAAAACCTATCATCATCATGTAGAACGTTTTTATGATTTACTACATTTAAGTAATGATTTTAGAGATTTAGATTTTAAACATAATTTAGAAGAAAAACTTAAAATTATAGAAAAAGCAGAAGCGCTTGCAGAAGATGCAGATGTAAATCTTGCTTTTAAAGAATTACAAGACTTACATAAAGTTTGGAAAGAAGATATTGGCCCAGTTTCTCAAGAAATGCGAGAAGAGGTTTGGCAAAAATTTAGTGCAGCAACTAAGAAAATTCATGATAAAAGACATGATCATTTTAGAGAGATGCGTTCTAAATATCAAGAAATTATTGATGTTAAATTAGCTGTTGTTGCAGAAATTAATGCATTTGATACTTCTGGTAATAAAACACATAATGATTGGCAAAAAAGCATTAAAGATATAGAAGTTCTAAGACAGAAATATTTTAATGCAGGAAAATTGCCTTATGCTAAAAGCGAAGAAGTTTGGCAGCAATTTAAAGGCGCTACAAAAAAGTTTAATAGTGCAAAAAATGTTTTTTATAAGCAGGAAAAAGGGGATCAGCAAGACAATTTAAAAAATAAAATTGCTTTAATTGAATTGGCAGAGTCTTTAAGAGAAAGTGAGGATTGGGAGTTGGCAACAAATACCATGAAAAAAGTACAAGCAGATTGGAAAAAAATAGGGCATGTTCCTCGTAAATTTTCTGATGATATTTGGAAACGCTTTAAAGCGGCTTGTAATCATTATTTTGATCGTTATCACCAAGAAAAAAATGCTGTTAGTAAAGAACAACAAGATATTGTTGATTCTAAAAAAGAATTTTTAGAATCTTTAAAACAAGAATTAGAACCAACAAAAGATATTGTTTTAGGAGCTATTAATAAATGGAAAGAGCTTGGAAGATTACCAAGAAATGTTAGACATTTAGAAGATAAGTTTAATAAGCAAATAGATAGAATGTTAGATGGTTTGTCTTTAGATAAGAAAGAAGTTTCTATGCTAAAGTTTACAAATACAGTTGATAGTTTAGCAGCAGATAATGATGTTAGAAAATTAGATTCTGAACAAATGTTTGTTAGAAAAAAGATAGATGAGGTGGTAAGGGAGATTCAACAGTTAGAAAATAATTTAGGGTTTTTCTCAAACGCTAAAGCTGATAACCCTTTAGTCTTAAATGTGAGAAATCAAGTGAATGCTTTTAAAGAAGATTTAACTATTTGGAAAGAAAAGTTAAGTTACTTAAAGAAATTGGATTACTAA